A stretch of DNA from Tigriopus californicus strain San Diego chromosome 8, Tcal_SD_v2.1, whole genome shotgun sequence:
CGTTGGTACCAAAATACTGTCAAGGAGTACACATAGATGGGTTGTAGAAGACAACGCTAAGTTGCCAGAGGCAAGAGAAGCTCCTGCCATCGAAATACACAAACCAGAACCAGTCTTTTCACGgtcattttgagcaaaacttCCACATCTTGGCTTGATGGAtagatgaatggatgaatgCTGCATGGTTGAATGGACGTGTTGTACTGTACATTATTTGCCGATCCGTTGATAGGGGACGGTGCAAGGTATATGGTTATTCATCATTAGTAATCATTACGACAGAGGATCTAGCTGTTATATGAAGAATTCAAATCATCGTTCGTGGTTAAGTGACCACAGCCCAATTATAATGTTGCTCAAGAGCTAATTGATCAATTGTTGGTCAGGTAATGCTGGCAAGCGTGAGAGAAAAGCAACACCCAGAGTGACCGAATCTCAGAACTATTGATGATGGGATTCCATCTTCCTTATCCACCATCAGTATCTATGGCGTGGACATATCCGctattctttctttggctctAACCTCGATTTGGCCCCTTATCGTGTTGGAAATATCGTTGACTCGGAGGTGAATGAACCAGTCAAAGATTGGTTTCGCTAGGCCTTCCAGCTTTTGAAAGTGCCATCAACCTCGACCATGTAAAACTATACAGAACCAAACAGAAACACGCGACAACGTCACATACAAAGATAACAATGACAAAGAAACTGTAAGGAGTGAGCTAGTTTTAAGAGTACCTTTTGACAGTTGGTATCGATAAATCCAAGTCTATTTCATCCAAGTGGTGAAAATCATTCGGCATTCAATAGTTGCGGACTAAGAACTTGTTATTTTAAGTGCTTTTATTTGATAGCGACAACAGCCACCGTCGTCGTCTGGTGGGAACACTCTAAAGCAGTTCATTGAGCTAAGCATCTTATCTTACCATCCTAAcctgctgttgctgctgcctTTACAAGAACGCCAAAACAGGAATTTGAAGATGCGACTGGTTGGTTCATTCACTGAGTGTTGCCGAAGATACACAGTCAGTCACATTGATAGTCAAATCGGTAAAAGATCGCCCCCAATGTGGAAGTGACTCGATCTGTACGTGTGTGCAGGCAGCCACCCGCCGAGCTGGTTCGACCGGCTACTTCGGGGAAAAACGCGACGGCTCCGCAGGCCCAATGAGCAACAACACTTTTTCCGACAATCTCCTAACAATGCAAGCTTCTGGTCGAAGGGCTCGTTTTAGGTATTTTCGTGATCCAGCAACCCCAACGAGTAATATCAGGTACAAAAGCCGAATGAACGAAGCTCCGAATGTGTGCCACAAGATCGTTGAGAGAGGATTCCAGATCGGGAATGTACGACGTCGACGTCGGTTGCTCAACTTGGTTGGCGTACGTAGCGTTGCACCTGTGGGAGTTGTGGCTGTTGTTGCCATTGCAACTTTAGAGACTGGGGTCTGTTGCTGTTTCTCGAAATATTGGATGGACAATGAAAGCAGGAGGGCAAAAATAGGACGGAAGGTGAGATCTCCAGTCGCTGGCTGGAAGTCGACTTGAACAGCCTTCCAAATTCATCTGAGTCTGCTAAAGTGTCAGAAGCGTTAAAGAGCCTTGGAAAGAGAACCAGAAGATCACTTTGGAACATTGGAATAGAAGCAGGCTAAAACTaagggaaattgaattgaagcGGGCTGAAATTTCTACCAGTAATATTTGCTGATGCTGTTGGAAATACAAAATATTAGGgtagaaaaaaggcaaaatattgtTTAATCTTGTTTGACTTTTAGCCAAGTAATATGACTATTGTCAATTCATTGAAAGACATGAGAGTGTCAGTGATGGCCTTCATTTTCTCAAGCGGAATATGAAAGCTAACGGTGTGGGACATTTTGGTAATCTATGTGGGCTCTAAGTTTCTGATGAAGTTAGTGAACCCAAAGTggatctctctttctctgttgtTAACCTTTCCAAGGCTCGTTGCGACTCAAATTGGAGCAGAAAGTTTACagtgaagttcaaatttgcacaaacCTAGGGCATTCATTATCCCGCCTAGTGAATGCAACAGGAAGTGAGAAATTTTCTTCATCTGATAAAAGACATTAGTGGGCAAATAAAGCAATTTATGGCCCGAACGCAAACAAATCTCTGAATGAGGTGAAGTAATGTGATAAAACATTATATGTAACTAAGCGCTAAAAAGTCCCACTTGTGGAAAAATAAGGAAGAGTACTTAACACGTTTTAAAGAAGAATTGGTGCTACAATTGCTATCAAcatgaattattcattttggattcttGGACTCGGTAAGTACACGATCATATTTTCGTAGGCTATTTTTTGAATTTATTACAACATGGATTAAAAACACCGATGTCAATATGACATCAAAACACTGGTTGACTAATTGTAGCTGTCGAGGATTCGCTGTGGTCTTTATGGACTTTTTAGAAGGATGGATCAGTAGCAACATCAGTGTCGTTATTGGCAGTGTTGGAGGCTTGAGTTTGGCTTTCAGTGGTTTCAACCTCAGGTTCCTGTGTTGTCTCGGTGCCCTCCTCCccttcgtcgtcttcttcctcaCTTCCACTGGTATTACCTATGAACAACAAATAGCCCATGATTAAATAGTCAGGCCATATCTAAGTACTATCTGCTATCTATCTGCGTGTtgtatctatctatctatgtaTCAAAAGTTATTCGTCATGCAGTCAGGACAACCAATTGAAGCCATCACTTCATTCCATGCATGACAAACCATTGAAATGGTATTATCATGAGGGTAGGCAGTCTGGCTAATCCAAGCCTGGCTAATCCAAGCCTGGCAAATCCAAGTCTGGCTAATCTTTCTTACCAGGCAGAATGCCGCACCACTTCTTCACCACTGGCCTGCTGACCTTCTTAGCCTCCACTTGAACAGTGCTGCACACTTCCCGTGGCACGTCGATGCATTTGACGCGTTGCTCCAACTTGGGAATGATCTTGTTGGTAGGATTGCAGATTCTCTGAGGATTCAAATGACACACCTCCTCGGGAACATCTTGAACGAACTGCAAAAGAGGGGCTGACTAGAGCTTGTTGCTCCGCAATATCATCCATACATCCATCTAATCCAAGCAAGCACtgacaatttttcattatAAATCACAATACCataagagagaaaaaaaggaaagagagaaagacgaAAGTAATTGCTGCATGTCAGTGAGGGTATGTACAACTTACggttttgatttcattggcaCACACTCGGGGACCTTGAGTCAATGGACAGCTCTCTGGACCACACACCTCCCGGACCTCTTGCCGACAATCGGTCTCTGGGGTCAACTTGGTGCTGTTCATCTTCATCACATTGCACACTTGTCTGGGTACATTGGTGCACTTGCCATTGTCATTGCAAACCTCGGTGGGATCCGACACACATTGAGCGATCTCATCCTCGACCTCATTCTCATGATAGGTGGTCTCGCACACAGTTTCATACTCGTTGGAGCAGACCTCGTCGCCTTGAGCGTCACAGTCCCGAATCATGGGCTGTTGGCATACCTCCAGTTTTTCGGACCGCGGGACGGCGTGGTACTCAATGTAGCAATTCTTCAAGAACTTCTCCTTGCATTCTTCAACCTGGAATGCAACGCAAAACCAAATCATGCTATTTGATGGCCATCCTTATCTCATTGTTGTCcttatttatcttttttggcCCTTTGCTGACCTTTTTCGTTTGACCTTTGGGCCTCACTTACTTCTTCAGTCTTGAAAACGGTTTCATAGGTTTCATGGCAGGATTCGTCCAAGATGTGGGTGCATTGAATTTCATCAGTATATTCAATCTCTTCCACCATCATAACCTTATCCATGCAAGTCCAACCCTCGGGAAGGACCTCTGGATTGATGGACAGCACCCCGGATGAGGTGCTGTTATCAGCGTCGGCTTCCACATCATTATTGGTTGGATTGTCCCCATCGTCGACCTCATTGGACGAGTTTGTGTCGCCATTGCGGAGGGGATTGTTCAAATAGATGGACGTGTCGCTTGGAGCACTCCCTCCCCCCTGACGCTCTAAAATCAGGGCTTGGAGCTGTTGGGTCAATTTTGGATCCACTAAAGCAACAATagaacaaatcaaaatgctATGGATTGGTGATTAAAAAATCCTTGATGGATCCTTACAACGACTGAAAGGATTTTGAGAAGgcccttgattttggagtGCCGATCGACCTTCATAGTCAGAAATGGTGCTTTCAAGTTCTAGAGGTCTGCTGCTACGAGCAAATCCTCCCGAGAACGCAAGACAACCATAAAGAGTAAAGTAAATCTGAAATAGAGTGGTATTTATGAGCAAGGGAATGTGTCTTGCCTCATTtaaattttgttcatttgtgTGGCTTACTATCCCCTTCATGATTATTAGTTTAGATTTGCTAAACTTAATTTGAATATTGGTATCGGCCAAACCCCAAACAGGAACTGATGGTGAAAGCGTTGTCATCCATCTCTTTTATACGACAAGAATTTGTTCATACCGTAATCTGTCGCTAAATAAACGGTTTGGTTACTCGAAAACTTGATCCTCTGTCGCGGTGACCCAACCCTTGTCTTTGTCTTTGTAGTCGCCATCCTTGCGAAACTTTGCGGTCGTCTTACTTTCCTCGACATGCATACTTCTACTGTCGTTTCCAATCAAGTTATATGGCAATGAAGATGTAAAAAGGAAATGTATTTCACGGACAAAGTTTCAAAACTATGGAACAATTCCGACTAAGCATTATTGGATGGGCTCTTTTTTCTCGAGTTGTTATGATCtgtaaatgaaaataagttGACTTTAATTAGTTGAGGTTCCAACTCGGAGTGGTTGTAATTCGATGTCTTTAACAACTCACTTGAGACTGGCCCACACCATTTTTTGATCACGGGACGTTGGATCTTTTTAGCTTCAACAGGGACAGTTGAGCATATTTCCCTGGGAACATCAATACATTCCATCTTCAGTTCCAAACGGGGAACAATTTTACTCACTGGGTTGCACACTTTGATCGGAGTAAGATTACAACGTTCCTCGGGTACTTCTTGGACAAACTATTGGGCGAAGGGAAACGTAAAGGCGATGTCAAGAAATTCTCATTACATTACGTTAACTCACAGTTTTCAATTCGTTTGCGCAAACTTTGGGTCcctttgaaattggacaaAGCTCTGGACCGCACACTTCACGGACTTCTTGGCGACACTCGGTTTCTGGAGTGAGTTTGGTGCTGCTCATCTTCATAAGGTTACACACCTGTTTAGCCACTTTAGTACATTTACTATTGGCGTTGCAGATCTCTTCTTTGATGGATTCACATTGAGGAATATCGTCCTCGACTTCGTTTTCGTGATACGTCGTCTCACAAACAGACTCGTATTCGTTGGAACATACGTTTTCACCTTGGGCCTCGCAATCACGAATCAAAGGCTCTTGACAGATTTCGATCTTTTCCGTTCGAGGTACAGTCTTATACTCAATATAGCAATCCTTCTTGAACTTCTCTTTGCATTCTTCAATCTGTAAAGCCACATTTAACAAATATCAGGGCATACTTCATTACAGTTGTTCTGATACTTCATTTGTAACAATCGGTATGAACATGACCGTGGCTGCTTGACTTGTTCCTTACTTGGGTAGCCTTGAACACGGTCTCATATGTGTTGTGGCAAGACTCCTCAGCGATGTGAGTGCATTGAATTTCATCCGTATACTCAATGTCATCGATCATCATCACTTTGTCCATGCAGTCCCAACCGACCGGTAGGGTTTCGGGATTAATTGTCACTGCGAAAAGCGAAGAGCGGAGATTAAAAGGGGGCAATTAAAGTGGACTTTGGCTGAGGAGCATGGAATGAGCTGCAATTAGTTCAACGAAGAAAGATGTGCGGAGATGCTATATTATGTGTGTACTTACGTTGCGGTGGGGTCTGGTCGTCGTCAGAGTCCAATGACATAACCACCTCTTGGTCGTAGTCTAGGTCATCATCTCTGGCTATGTACCGGTACGAGCAAAAACCAAGAATGACAATTTGATTACTTGTCTTGCATTTAAGTAAGTCTATTTGAAACTTACCATGAACGGCTTCCAATTTAGCAGCAAACTGGTTGTCTAAATCTGCAACACCACTCACTCATTTATGTAAAGTTATATCACAATGCCTGAATAACTAGATTtagtgtgaaaaaaagtgataaaaataaCTCACGTGATTGAGAAGAAGTTGGAAAGTTGGGTGTTCCAGAAACCAGTGTTGCTAGCACAAACCAAGAGAAAATTATGGAAAACTGAAAAGAGAGAACGATCTCAGCTCCGACCAGGAAACCATTTTTCTTATCGAAGGACTACCTTCGGTGCCATTTTAGTTAGATTCGCGAACCAAGAGGCAAATGAGGTGTTTCTTCTATAACGGTTGACAGAACAAGACATTGCGAATCGAGAAATTCGAGATTTTATACCTATGTAATGGGCCCGGTTGAGGATCGAGTGGGTGCCCTACCTATACCTACACTCTTCATTCGTACCGTTGGGAGTCCAGTCTCATGCTTGACCGCAGATTCTGCGAACCCTGCTGCGTTTGACATGTTACTCCAAGATTTCGCGATCTCTGGAGAAGATGCCGAGATCTTCTGGTTTTCATACGTTgtggctggctgactggcttATGATTTCCACCCAACGTGATGGCTCCCGTTGAAGACAAACGGATTTACCTAACGCAGCGCGGAAATTGCGTTGGAATTGGCATCTAGCTCAGTATGATGGTGGCTCTGGCTGTTTCGCAGAAAAATACTGCTGTATTATATAACTAACCATATTGAGGATTCAGGATGCGGAGACAAGAACGAGAGGTTCAATGCTTTATCTATTGATAACGACTTTGATGCTGGAGTCAAATGCAAGACACAACAAGCATGCAAATGAGACGAATGGTCTTGTTGCAATGCTCTTCCAGGTGTCAATTTCAAGATTAGCAAACTAGCTCTTGAGTTTTATTCGACCTTGGAATAGAGATCGGAACAGAATTAATTGAGTGCAGAACATTTGGGCACCTGAGACGGGCATAGGATTTGATTGACCATATCCCGTTCTTCGCATGTTTGGCCAACCAGATTTCGCAACCGTGCAAATTCTCTTGTTTGAAGAGCAAAGGTCCATCCATCAATTCACTTGAGTGACAACGACAAGTGACAGGTCAAGAACTAGGGACATGCTGCGGTCATGTGATGAATCAAGATTATTCGAAAGAGAAAACCACCAAGGTCCTCGAGATTTCGCTAATCtctctttttgtcttgaagacGACCGTAGTTATGGTATTGCAATCCCAAGGAGGGCctcaattgaaaatcttgaCTCTGCCTTGAGCATCTAATTGCATTATCGTTTTCCATGCGTAAGACACGCGTTTGGAAACACAAAAAGCCTATTTGATAACATAATGATGAATTGATTGTCTCAAGGAAAGCTCGACTCTATTTAAGCCCAAAATGAATAGCACTAATGATGTGGTGTTGTCAAACTTTATATGCATTTTAATCATTGTATGCAATCATAATGGCTTCCTGTATAGATATGCTCATCTTCAATCTTTTTCCTATTTAACGTGCTCAAACTTGTTCATAATCCTGACATTATTTGATGCACCAGTGTTACATCAAGCATCGTAATATTTCTCGTGTAAGTACATAAACCTAGACATTATGgtcatattttttctttcagtttaCATCAGCCAAATCGAAATTTTCGTCTTGGGTGCCTCCGAGGAGCTAGTTCAAATTCCGAACGGACTAGCAAGTCTTTAGCGGACCATTCCAGCCATTCGGATTATCAAGTGACGGAATTGGCCAAAGTCAGATCCCTCAATCGAGCCGATGAAATCGTTTCTTTCACCAAATTTCGCGCACGACAAGGCACGAATTTATACGGGCGGTAAGTCAGGCATCAATCATCGGTTGGTCAAAACCTTTGTGGGCAGACCATACATACGTAGAAAGTTATTGGTCTAGAACTCATTTTGACTCAAGTAACGTTTGAAGAACTGATTCAACGTGGTTTAACGCTTGATTAAATTGCAAATTCGCAGACTTTTTGCCCCGTCTTCTTTCTTGCCTCGCATATTTTGCAAGAAGACCTGAAACAAAAGAGCAAGCACTTCCACAGAGAAATGCCTGCGCATATGCAATAGATGCTGCATAGCCGGAGTATCATTTTATGCCTCAGATGGTTGGCTCGTAGACGACCAGGACCTCAATTTCTTCGCGAGAAATGATAAGTTGATTGCTATTTCAATCAATGCTCTGCAACTTTGGGTTAATTTTTGTGCTTGATAAGTGGTTAATTCGTTACCCCTACAGGAAACATTGACTATCCACTTCACCTTTTTACTCGCGAGAAaggaaatgtggaaaaaacCGCTCAGGCATATCAAGTTCAGTTCCTCTTCATACTTTTAAATAGTATCATTTCCATGCCAATTTCACCATTGTTTTCAACTGTTTCCGCATGTACTGGCAGACTGCTCTTCGCCAAGCAACCGAATTTTGTCGCAATATTTCGTGTCGTTGTTAAgttttgcccccccccccccttcccccatAAAAGCGGAGTAGATTCGTTGAGGTTGTGGGCAAGTGCTTTCCTAGCACAAACGATGCACATAATAAATGAATTCCCATTTGAAAAAGACCCCCCAACCATTTAGATCGTCCTGTTTGTGTGATAGGCGTGAAGAACCGATTGTCACGAAAGTTACCAGGGTGAACTAAGAATACCATTATGCATATCAGATCATGGTCCTTGAACAACGGCCAATCCTCACTTTACCCATATTGTACGGTTACGTTGGGCTGAGTCGTTTTACGAGTGTCCTTGAATGGACACCAACGGCTTTTGACCGTTTATTGTAC
This window harbors:
- the LOC131884811 gene encoding uncharacterized protein LOC131884811 (The sequence of the model RefSeq protein was modified relative to this genomic sequence to represent the inferred CDS: added 184 bases not found in genome assembly), producing the protein MTIPIRLTLVACCLVSSGALARHGRPLSPFETEGVETEGVESEGRSAQQVQPKPQANAFDLLDPKLTQQLQALILERQGGGSAPSDTSIYLNNPLRNGDTNSSNEVDDGDNPTNNDVEADADNSTSSGVLSINPEVLPEGWTCMDKVMMVEEIEYTDEIQCTHILDESCHETYETVFKTEEVEECKEKFLKNCYIEYHAVPRSEKLEVCQQPMIRDCDAQGDEVCSNEYETVCETTYHENEVEDEIAQCVSDPTEVCNDNGKCTNVPRQVCNVMKMNSTKLTPETDCRQEVREVCGPESCPLTQGPRVCANEIKTFVQDVPEEVCHLNPQRICNPTNKIIPKLEQRVKCIDVPREVCSTVQVEAKKVSRPVVKKWCGILPGNTSGSEEEDDEGEEGTETTQEPEVETTESQTQASNTANNDTDVATDPSF
- the LOC131884812 gene encoding uncharacterized protein LOC131884812 isoform X2 produces the protein MSCSVNRYRRNTSFASWFANLTKMAPKFSIIFSWFVLATLVSGTPNFPTSSQSHLDNQFAAKLEAVHARDDDLDYDQEVVMSLDSDDDQTPPQLTINPETLPVGWDCMDKVMMIDDIEYTDEIQCTHIAEESCHNTYETVFKATQIEECKEKFKKDCYIEYKTVPRTEKIEICQEPLIRDCEAQGENVCSNEYESVCETTYHENEVEDDIPQCESIKEEICNANSKCTKVAKQVCNLMKMSSTKLTPETECRQEVREVCGPELCPISKGPKVCANELKTFVQEVPEERCNLTPIKVCNPVSKIVPRLELKMECIDVPREICSTVPVEAKKIQRPVIKKWCGPVSNHNNSRKKSPSNNA
- the LOC131884812 gene encoding uncharacterized protein LOC131884812 isoform X1, whose product is MSCSVNRYRRNTSFASWFANLTKMAPKFSIIFSWFVLATLVSGTPNFPTSSQSHLDNQFAAKLEAVHARDDDLDYDQEVVMSLDSDDDQTPPQLTINPETLPVGWDCMDKVMMIDDIEYTDEIQCTHIAEESCHNTYETVFKATQIEECKEKFKKDCYIEYKTVPRTEKIEICQEPLIRDCEAQGENVCSNEYESVCETTYHENEVEDDIPQCESIKEEICNANSKCTKVAKQVCNLMKMSSTKLTPETECRQEVREVCGPELCPISKGPKVCANELKTFVQEVPEERCNLTPIKVCNPVSKIVPRLELKMECIDVPREICSTVPVEAKKIQRPVIKKWCGPVSSELLKTSNYNHSELEPQLIKVNLFSFTDHNNSRKKSPSNNA